One genomic segment of Mycolicibacterium chubuense NBB4 includes these proteins:
- a CDS encoding competence/damage-inducible protein A encodes MGARAGIVVTGTEVLTGRVADRNGPFLADRLLELGVELGHITLCGDRPADIEAQLRFLAGQGVDLIITSGGLGPTADDMTVETVARFCGRDLVLDAGLETTIGDIVTGLMARFPEVDREAVIAANRKQALVPAGAVILDPVGTAPGVIVPGTPTVVVLPGPPRELQPMWNAAIATDAVQAAIAGRTRYEQQTVRMFGLPESGLADTLRDAERSVAGFDRLEITTCLRRGELEIVTRYEPQDAAIYSELVAVLRDRHPREIFSEDGSLVDDQVAALLAGRRIATAESCTAGLLAARLTERSGSSAYVAGGVVAYANAAKTELLGVDAALIEQHGAVSEPVAESMAASALRRFGADTAVAITGVAGPSGGSEAKPVGTVCFAVALADGASVTRTTQLPGNRSDVRERSTTVAMHLLRRALGGER; translated from the coding sequence GTGGGCGCGCGGGCGGGCATCGTGGTGACGGGAACCGAGGTCTTGACCGGACGCGTGGCGGACCGCAACGGTCCCTTCCTCGCCGACCGCCTGCTAGAGCTCGGGGTGGAGCTGGGCCATATCACCCTGTGCGGCGACCGGCCCGCCGACATCGAGGCGCAGTTGCGGTTCCTGGCGGGCCAGGGTGTCGATCTCATCATCACCAGCGGCGGCCTGGGTCCCACCGCCGACGACATGACCGTCGAGACCGTCGCGCGGTTCTGCGGTCGCGACCTGGTCCTCGACGCCGGACTGGAGACCACGATCGGCGACATCGTGACCGGGCTGATGGCACGCTTCCCCGAGGTGGACCGAGAGGCGGTGATCGCCGCCAACCGCAAACAGGCGCTGGTGCCGGCGGGTGCGGTCATCCTCGACCCGGTGGGCACCGCGCCCGGGGTGATCGTGCCGGGAACACCCACCGTCGTCGTGCTGCCGGGCCCCCCGCGCGAACTGCAGCCGATGTGGAACGCGGCGATCGCGACCGACGCGGTGCAGGCCGCGATCGCGGGCCGCACCCGCTACGAGCAGCAGACGGTGCGGATGTTCGGTCTGCCCGAGTCTGGTCTGGCCGACACGTTGCGCGACGCCGAGCGCAGCGTCGCCGGCTTCGACCGCCTGGAGATCACGACGTGTCTGCGCCGCGGCGAGCTGGAGATCGTGACGCGCTACGAACCCCAGGACGCGGCGATCTACTCCGAACTGGTCGCGGTCCTGCGCGACCGGCACCCGCGGGAGATCTTCTCCGAGGACGGCTCGCTGGTCGACGATCAGGTCGCCGCTCTGCTGGCCGGCCGGCGGATCGCGACCGCCGAGTCGTGCACGGCGGGGCTGCTCGCCGCGCGGCTAACCGAGCGGTCCGGCTCGTCGGCGTATGTCGCCGGCGGTGTGGTGGCGTACGCGAACGCGGCGAAGACCGAACTGCTCGGCGTGGACGCCGCGCTGATCGAACAGCACGGCGCGGTGTCGGAGCCCGTCGCCGAATCGATGGCGGCCAGCGCGCTGCGGCGCTTCGGCGCCGACACCGCGGTCGCCATCACAGGGGTCGCGGGACCGTCCGGAGGATCGGAGGCCAAACCGGTGGGCACGGTGTGCTTCGCGGTGGCGCTGGCCGACGGTGCGTCGGTCACCAGAACCACCCAACTGCCCGGCAACAGGTCAGACGTGCGCGAGCGCTCCACGACGGTGGCCATGCATCTGCTGCGACGCGCCCTGGGCGGCGAACGCTAG
- a CDS encoding alpha/beta fold hydrolase — MAVEIARPKLEGNVLVGSDRQLGFAEFGDPQGRAIFWLHGTPGARRQIPVEARLYAEKNRIRLIGVDRPGIGSSTPHEYEKVIDFAHDLRTIADTLGIDKMEVIGLSGGGPYTLGCAAAMPDRVVAVGVLGGVAPTRGADAIGGGIMGKVGVPVAPVLEHVGSPLSMVAAGLIRLIKPVAEPALYLYASISPVGDRRLLVRPEFKAMFLDDLLNGSRKQLAAPFADVVVFARDWGFRLDEVKVPVRWWHGDKDHIVPFAHGRHVVGMLPDAELYTLAGESHLGGLGEAESIMTAMTELWDTHDKR; from the coding sequence ATGGCAGTGGAGATCGCACGTCCCAAGCTCGAAGGCAACGTCCTCGTCGGCTCCGATCGTCAGCTCGGGTTCGCCGAGTTTGGTGATCCGCAGGGGCGGGCCATCTTCTGGCTGCACGGCACACCGGGCGCCCGCAGGCAGATCCCGGTGGAGGCACGGCTCTACGCCGAGAAGAACCGCATCCGGTTGATCGGTGTGGACCGCCCCGGCATCGGGTCCTCGACCCCGCACGAGTACGAGAAGGTCATCGACTTCGCCCACGATCTGCGGACGATCGCCGACACGCTCGGCATCGACAAGATGGAGGTCATCGGGCTCTCCGGCGGCGGCCCCTACACGCTCGGCTGCGCCGCGGCGATGCCCGACCGGGTGGTGGCCGTCGGAGTGCTCGGCGGCGTCGCCCCCACGCGGGGGGCCGACGCGATCGGCGGCGGCATCATGGGCAAGGTCGGCGTCCCGGTGGCCCCGGTGCTCGAGCACGTCGGCAGCCCGCTCAGCATGGTGGCCGCCGGGCTGATCCGGCTGATCAAGCCGGTGGCCGAGCCGGCGCTGTATCTGTACGCGAGCATCTCGCCGGTCGGTGACCGCCGGCTGCTGGTGCGGCCGGAGTTCAAGGCGATGTTCCTCGACGACCTACTCAACGGCAGCCGCAAGCAACTCGCGGCCCCCTTCGCCGACGTCGTGGTGTTCGCCCGCGACTGGGGTTTCCGCCTCGACGAGGTCAAGGTCCCGGTGCGGTGGTGGCACGGCGACAAGGATCACATCGTGCCGTTCGCGCACGGCAGGCACGTCGTCGGCATGCTCCCCGACGCCGAGCTGTACACGCTGGCCGGCGAGAGTCATCTCGGCGGGCTCGGCGAGGCCGAGTCGATCATGACCGCGATGACCGAACTCTGGGACACCCACGACAAGCGTTGA
- a CDS encoding amidase produces MDSSTAFELAGTDAVGQAAMAASGQVSAQELLEAAIVRLEAARDLNAVITDLFDRAGAQAAALDASGVLRNGTAGPLAGVPFLLKDLGASLAGAPEAMGSRALRTHVAEESAWIVERYLGAGLVLFGKTNTPEWGNHCTTEPSLFGPTANPWSPSVTPGGSSGGSAAAVAAGIVPAASGGDGTGSIRVPASCCGLVGLKPRRARTSFAPAAGHGLEGLVNEHALTRTVRDSAALLDAVTGAGVGDPYSAPLPDQPFLDAIATPATPQRILMATGSPFPGPATAPAVVAAVEAAGAALESLGHTVEPGSPAIDAGAVADAIAVLHTVSNVGLHDLARRHLGREPREDEFEPSTWVMVREGFTTTGAQYADAIATVHAQTRRFAAQMTGHDVLLVPTLLTGPPPYGLLDQPRGTTRAFFDVEFATTGWTSLANVTGWAAVSLPLGTTDDGLPVGVQLMAPGETVLLKLAAALESAIPWAGRRPPAWVGG; encoded by the coding sequence ATGGATTCATCAACGGCGTTCGAACTCGCCGGCACCGATGCTGTCGGCCAGGCGGCGATGGCCGCCTCGGGTCAGGTGTCCGCGCAGGAGTTGCTCGAGGCCGCGATCGTGCGGCTGGAGGCGGCCAGGGACCTCAATGCGGTGATCACCGACCTCTTCGACCGGGCCGGCGCACAAGCCGCCGCGCTCGATGCCTCCGGCGTGCTGCGCAACGGCACGGCCGGCCCGTTGGCCGGGGTGCCGTTCCTGCTCAAGGACCTCGGAGCCTCGCTGGCCGGAGCGCCCGAAGCGATGGGATCACGCGCGCTGCGCACGCACGTGGCCGAGGAGTCGGCCTGGATCGTCGAGCGCTACCTCGGCGCGGGCCTGGTGCTCTTCGGCAAGACCAACACCCCCGAGTGGGGCAACCACTGCACGACGGAGCCGTCGCTGTTCGGCCCCACCGCGAACCCGTGGTCGCCGTCGGTCACCCCCGGCGGTTCGAGCGGCGGCTCGGCCGCGGCCGTCGCGGCGGGAATCGTGCCCGCCGCCTCGGGGGGCGACGGCACCGGCTCGATCAGGGTCCCGGCCTCCTGCTGCGGGCTGGTCGGGCTCAAGCCGCGACGCGCGCGCACCTCGTTTGCCCCGGCTGCCGGGCACGGACTGGAGGGGCTGGTCAACGAGCACGCGCTGACCCGCACCGTCCGCGACAGTGCCGCTCTCCTCGACGCGGTCACGGGCGCCGGCGTCGGCGATCCGTACTCGGCGCCGCTGCCGGACCAGCCGTTCCTCGACGCCATCGCCACCCCGGCGACACCGCAGCGCATTCTGATGGCCACCGGTTCACCGTTCCCCGGGCCCGCGACCGCGCCCGCCGTCGTCGCGGCCGTCGAAGCCGCCGGAGCCGCGCTCGAGAGCCTCGGGCACACCGTCGAACCGGGGTCGCCCGCGATCGACGCCGGCGCCGTGGCCGACGCCATCGCGGTGCTGCACACCGTGAGCAACGTCGGACTGCACGACCTCGCGCGGCGTCACCTGGGCCGCGAGCCGCGCGAAGACGAGTTCGAGCCCAGCACCTGGGTGATGGTGCGCGAGGGCTTCACGACCACCGGAGCCCAGTACGCCGACGCCATCGCCACGGTCCACGCCCAGACGCGGCGTTTCGCCGCGCAGATGACCGGCCACGACGTGCTCCTGGTGCCCACACTGCTCACCGGTCCGCCGCCCTACGGACTGCTCGACCAACCGCGGGGCACCACCCGGGCCTTTTTCGACGTCGAGTTCGCCACCACGGGGTGGACCTCCCTGGCCAACGTCACGGGCTGGGCCGCCGTCTCGCTACCGCTGGGCACGACAGACGACGGGCTGCCGGTCGGTGTCCAGCTCATGGCCCCCGGGGAGACCGTCCTGCTGAAGCTCGCCGCCGCGCTGGAATCGGCGATACCGTGGGCGGGCCGCCGGCCGCCGGCCTGGGTCGGCGGCTGA
- the yaaA gene encoding peroxide stress protein YaaA has protein sequence MIVLLPPSETKRPGGEGPALALDSLSSPSLQPLRGELVDELIELSADRPASRQALGISPSQDGEIDRNAALRTAPTMPAVHRYTGVLYDALDVGSLRGAAAERAVARLAVVSALFGLLRADDRIPAYRLSATSRLPQRPTLAARWRPALEPVLTELAARELVVDLRSGSYAALGKMAGAVTAEVIAEHADGRRTVVSHFNKAHKGRLARALASTRSEPTDAGAVAAVARRAGMRVERRGDHLTVVVPA, from the coding sequence GTGATCGTCCTGCTGCCTCCGTCGGAAACCAAACGTCCGGGCGGCGAGGGGCCGGCGCTGGCGCTGGACTCGCTGAGCTCGCCGAGCCTGCAACCGCTGCGCGGCGAACTCGTCGACGAGCTGATCGAGCTGTCCGCCGACCGGCCGGCGAGTCGGCAGGCCCTCGGCATCTCGCCCTCCCAGGACGGCGAGATCGACCGCAACGCCGCCTTGCGCACCGCGCCGACGATGCCGGCCGTCCACCGCTACACCGGCGTGCTCTACGACGCCTTGGACGTCGGGTCGCTGCGCGGCGCGGCCGCCGAGCGGGCGGTGGCGCGACTGGCCGTCGTCTCGGCGCTGTTCGGGCTGCTGCGGGCAGACGACCGCATCCCGGCCTACCGGCTCTCGGCGACGTCGCGCCTGCCGCAGCGGCCCACACTCGCCGCCCGCTGGCGTCCGGCGCTCGAACCGGTGTTGACCGAGCTGGCCGCCCGCGAGCTCGTGGTGGATCTGAGGTCAGGCTCGTATGCGGCTCTGGGCAAGATGGCGGGCGCGGTCACCGCGGAGGTGATCGCCGAACACGCCGACGGCAGGCGCACCGTCGTCAGCCATTTCAACAAGGCGCACAAGGGTCGGCTGGCCCGTGCGTTGGCGAGCACCCGCTCGGAGCCCACCGATGCCGGCGCAGTGGCCGCCGTGGCCAGGCGCGCCGGTATGCGGGTGGAGCGGCGAGGTGACCACCTCACCGTCGTCGTACCGGCGTGA